The genomic stretch GAGTAATCGTCACCTAGAGCTGAGGCCAGTGCTTGCAGCAATTAGCCAAGAGCTAGAACTGCACGCCGTATACAAAAAATATAGTCAGGATAGCGATAATCTTATTGCCGGTTCTGTATGGGTAGTGCTTACGCCTAATGCACAGGCACACCAACATCTAATAAATACAGGCTGGACGCAAATGCCTACAGTTCCACAAAAAATGATGTGGACTGATGATTTTAGTAACCTGTTGTTTACTTTCCAATTCATGAAAGATTTTTTAGGGTTGCCAGATTTTGACGAATAGGTTTCACTTGACTTACGTTCAGTTATCCACATAATGCGCCCCAGAGTTAAACACTCTTTGATGATTTGTGCCTTACAATTTAAAGGCAATTGCACCACCAGCGCAGCTGCATCTTTTTAGATACAGTAAAATAATAGACGCAAGAACCGGTGCCTTAGAAAACCTCGTACAAAAAGGTTTCCCTCCATCGGCAAAGAGACTGGTGTTTTTAATATTCCAGAACCAACTCTTCTGCCCTAGCCGCTATGTTGGCCGCGTGGGATTTCAACTTTTTGTCGTTCGTACCATCATGGTGCGTGCGCAGAGGATATATAATGCAAAATTTTTCTGAACTACAGCTACCCGAAGCACTTAACGCAGCTTTGGCAGCCATGAATTTTTCCACGCCCACCCCCATTCAGGCGAAAGCAATTCCATCTGCTCTAGAGGGTAAAGACATTCTTGGCTCCGCCCAAACCGGAACCGGTAAGACCGGTGCTTTTGGCATTCCACTTGTGGCACATGTTATGAATAACCGCAACAGCATGGTGTTGGTACTAACCCCAACCCGTGAACTGGCTAGTCAGGTAGCAAAAGTTGTGCAGCAATTATTAGGACATAAATCCCCCATCAAAACCGCGTTGCTCATTGGTGGCGATAGCATGGGCAAGCAGATGCAACAACTTAAATGCAAACCTCGTGTAATCATCGGCACCCCTGGCCGTGTAAACGATCATTTGTCGCGACGCACTTTGCGTTTGGATGATGCCGACATGCTGGTGTTGGATGAAACCGACCGCATGCTGGATATGGGCTTTGGCATTCAGATTGACCAAATTCTAACCTTTATGCCCGGCGAACGCCAAACCATGATGTTTTCTGCAACATTACCCAAAGAAATTGTGGCTATGTCGCATCGTTACATGAACATGCCAGTGCGTATATCGGTTGGTGATTCCCATACCCCAACGCAAAATGTTGAGCAGGAAGTTATCCGCATAGCAGAACCCGCTAAATACAATGAATTGCTTAACCAACTAGAAAAACGCGAAGGCTCTATCATTGTTTTTGTTAAAACAAAATATGGCGCTGAGAAACTGGCGAAAAAGCTTATCGCCGAAAATCACAATGCCAATGCAATCCATGGTGATTTGCGCCAGCATAAACGCGAAAAAGTCATTAACGCATTCCGCAATAAGCGTCATCGCATCATGGTG from Alphaproteobacteria bacterium encodes the following:
- a CDS encoding DEAD/DEAH box helicase, giving the protein MQNFSELQLPEALNAALAAMNFSTPTPIQAKAIPSALEGKDILGSAQTGTGKTGAFGIPLVAHVMNNRNSMVLVLTPTRELASQVAKVVQQLLGHKSPIKTALLIGGDSMGKQMQQLKCKPRVIIGTPGRVNDHLSRRTLRLDDADMLVLDETDRMLDMGFGIQIDQILTFMPGERQTMMFSATLPKEIVAMSHRYMNMPVRISVGDSHTPTQNVEQEVIRIAEPAKYNELLNQLEKREGSIIVFVKTKYGAEKLAKKLIAENHNANAIHGDLRQHKREKVINAFRNKRHRIMVATDVASRGLDIPHIEHVINFDLPQCPEDYIHRIGRTARAGAKGQAVSLLAPGDSKKWAAIYRMLNPNEARPQREDSPKSGQRKRNKGFGGKGKPFGERKSFGDRKPYGERCASGERKEFGNKKPYGDRKRSESNAADGRSDRNSSFKGAKGKSTGKPDGFKKSFNKGKKPAGK